A stretch of DNA from Gammaproteobacteria bacterium:
CGATAGGCGCGCTCCAGCCGCCGCGCGACCGCGCCTTTATTTGCGACCGCGACATCGCGCGCGCGCAACAGTTGATCCATCAGCAGCGGCACGGCCAGCCACGCGATCAAAAAAGAAATCAGCAACGCGCTGGCCATCGTGAGCGATAATGCCTTGAAGAACGCGCCGGTGACCCCCGTGAGAAAGGCAAGCGGCACAAAGATAATGATGGTCGAGAGCGACGATCCGGTGAGGGCCGGCGTGAACTCCCGGGCGGCGCCCAATATTCGGCCGGCATCATGCTCGCCACTCTCATGCACGCGGCGCGCGATGTGCTCAATCATCACGATCACATCATCGATAATAATACCCACGGCCGCGGCCATGCCGCCCAGGGTGATGATGTTAAGGCTCATGCCGAACACGAACAGCAGCAGCATGGTGGCGGCGAGCACCGCCGGCACTGCGATCACCGTGATCACCGTGAACTTCAGATTGCGCAGAAATACCAGCAGCACCAGGCCGGCAAGCGCGATGCCGATGAGGATGGCGTCACGCACGCTTAGCAGTGACGCCTTTACCAGCTCGCTCTGGTCATACCACTGATTAATGTGTATGCCTGACGGAATATGGCTCGCGTAACCATGCAGCGCCGCACCGATATCATGCGACAGACTCACGACGTTGGCGCCCGGTGCCTGATACACCTGCACCAGCACCGCGTTATGGCCATCCGCCGTGACTCTTTGCCAGTTCGGTACTGTCTCCACCCGAACGTCCGCTACGTCTTCCAGTTCGACCAGGCCGTTTTGTCCGCTCCTGAGCACGGTTCGACGGATTTGCTCGAGGCTCCGCAAACGGGTATCGACGACTTCCAGGTAAAGTTTGTAGTGATCCTCGATGAGCCCCACGGCGGTGAGCACGTTGCTCGCCGACAGCGCCTGCGCGACGTCCCGTAAGGTGAGCCCGAAGGCGTCCAACCGCGCCGGGTCGACCGACACGCGGTATTCGGCCTGTTGTCCACCCAACACACCGATCCGCGCCACGCCGTCGACGCCGGAAAGCAGCGGGACCAGCTCGTAATCCGCCAGATCGCGTAATTGCACCAGAGATCGCGCGTCGGAAGTCAGGCTGTAGGCGATGACCGGAAACACCGTCGCATCGCGTCGCTCGGCTTGTAACGAAGTTCCGGAAGGGGGTTGCGGAAGGGTCTGATTGATCCCCGAATAGACCTGCAATAGCGCCGAGACCATGTCCTCGCCCCAGTCGAAGTCGACAGCGATCTCGGCGCTACCCCGGCTGGTGGTGGAGCGCAGGCCGCGCACGCCGAGTACTCCGCGTATGGCGAGCAGTTCATCGAGAATCCGAAGGCGACGTTTCCTGAGCTTTTGCTGGAGCTTGTTGAGGTCGCGCCGATCGTGCTAACTAGCGTCGGATGCGCGCTGTTGTTCCGCGTGCAACAACGCCAGCGCGATGAGCAGGTGAAGGTGATCCGTGACCTGGAGATCGCTCGCGCGCAGGGACAGCGCTGGCGCGCGGAGTCGCGTTCGCTCCTGAACGGTCTGGGCGCCGCGATCGAAACCCAGTTTTCCCGCTGGAACTTTACGGAAGCCGAACGCGAGGTCGCTTTGCTCCTGTTGAAAGGACTCAGCACAAAGGAGGCCGCCGCGGTGCGCGCCGTCAGCGAACGGACCGTGCGCGAGCAGGCCCGCGCAATCTACTCTAAGTCCGGCCTCACGGGTCGCGCGTCCTTGTCGGCGTTCTTCCTGGAAGACCTGCTCGCGCCGATCGAAGGTCTGGAGTAGCACTCACCTCGAAAAACGGGTTAGGCGCGAACGTGGCATAACTCGCGGTGATGCAACCGACGGGTTGCCCTGCACTGATCCGCTTTATCTATTGCGGAAGCACACTATCTCCAGTCCACTGTCGTGCATCGGCATTCAAGGCGTTAGCCCGGCTCGCCGCACGGCTCCTCCGAAGATCGTCCGTAGCAGAGATGCGGCCGGGCGAGTCCCTGTCATCCAGCATT
This window harbors:
- a CDS encoding helix-turn-helix transcriptional regulator; protein product: MENPKATFPELLLELVEVAPIVLTSVGCALLFRVQQRQRDEQVKVIRDLEIARAQGQRWRAESRSLLNGLGAAIETQFSRWNFTEAEREVALLLLKGLSTKEAAAVRAVSERTVREQARAIYSKSGLTGRASLSAFFLEDLLAPIEGLE